The following proteins are encoded in a genomic region of Liolophura sinensis isolate JHLJ2023 chromosome 7, CUHK_Ljap_v2, whole genome shotgun sequence:
- the LOC135470379 gene encoding uncharacterized protein LOC135470379 — translation MEGLTQGTSAVMLITVMMYAQPAFTANADNMLNGDCGLRWVNVNADKSTLKEAKNTDRWVEHTCKVVYRALKSTDTLYLIFRKFDVEDCNVKLDVFFGGENAKKEYDCNNSPTIDEAYYQEGEYNVTLLLQKADQAKKAFSFQVELTTNSSVLSPATSPMNEKMSLLTVLFLGLAALAISFVWNK, via the exons ATGGAAGGACTGACTCAAGGCACTAGCGCTGTCATGTTGATAACAGTGATGATGTATGCCCAGCCTGCGTTTACGGCTAATGCCGACAACA TGCTCAATGGTGACTGTGGACTGCGGTGGGTGAATGTGAACGCCGACAAGAGTACACTGAAGGAAGCCAAGAATACTGACCGCTGGGTCGAGCACACCTGCAAGGTCGTCTACAGGGCTTTAAAAAGCACAGACACTCTTTACCTGATCTTCAGAAAGTTCGATGTGGAGGACTGTAACGTGAAACTAGATGTGTTCTTTGGTGGAGAGAACGCAAAG AAGGAATACGACTGCAATAATTCTCCAACCATTGATGAGGCATACTACCAAGAGGGAGAGTACAACGTAACCTTGCTACTCCAAAAGGCAGACCAAGCAAAAAAGGCGTTTTCCTTCCAAGTCGAACTTACTACAAATT CTAGTGTTTTGTCACCTGCAACGTCTCCCATGAATGAAAAGATGTCCTTGCTGACCGTCTTGTTCCTTGGACTCGCTGCGCTGGCTATCAGCTTTGTTTGGAACAAGTAG